In Miscanthus floridulus cultivar M001 chromosome 5, ASM1932011v1, whole genome shotgun sequence, one genomic interval encodes:
- the LOC136449787 gene encoding uncharacterized protein isoform X2 → MYASAYFESEVEDDIIPIFRRGEVTQATFSWRKSTPFFSSFTVQATCSCCLDHPDSGYSHAALIRFPSFDDLKLFRESMEYKDGWIPALN, encoded by the exons ATTTCGAGTCCGAGGTGGAAGATGACATTATACCTATCTTTCGTAGGGGAGAGGTAACTCAAGCTACCTTTTCCTGGCGTAAATCGACACCATTCTTTAG TTCTTTTACTGTGCAGGCAACCTGCA GCTGCTGTTTGGATCATCCGGATAGCGGATACAGTCATGCTGCACTAATCCGTTTCCCATCAT TTGACGACTTGAAGCTGTTCAGGGAGAGCATGGAGTACAAGGAT GGTTGGATTCCAGCTCTGAACTGA
- the LOC136449787 gene encoding uncharacterized protein isoform X1 → MYASAYFESEVEDDIIPIFRRGEVTQATFSWRKSTPFFSSFTVQATCSCCLDHPDSGYSHAALIRFPSFDDLKLFRESMEYKDMWASKFHLVVERSLHLHFTVDPVGNQLI, encoded by the exons ATTTCGAGTCCGAGGTGGAAGATGACATTATACCTATCTTTCGTAGGGGAGAGGTAACTCAAGCTACCTTTTCCTGGCGTAAATCGACACCATTCTTTAG TTCTTTTACTGTGCAGGCAACCTGCA GCTGCTGTTTGGATCATCCGGATAGCGGATACAGTCATGCTGCACTAATCCGTTTCCCATCAT TTGACGACTTGAAGCTGTTCAGGGAGAGCATGGAGTACAAGGAT ATGTGGGCATCGAAGTTCCACCTGGTCGTGGAGAGATCCCTCCACCTGCATTTCACCGTTGACCCCGTGGGGAACCAGCTGATCTAG